In one window of Frigoriglobus tundricola DNA:
- the fusA gene encoding elongation factor G, whose protein sequence is MLDKVRNIGIMAHVDAGKTTTTERILYYSGTKHKVGDVDDGDTTTDFDPLERQKGITINSAAVSIDWADRAGQPVNINIIDTPGHVDFTAEVERSLRVLDGAVGVFCAKGGVEVQSGTVWRQATKYKVPRLAYVNKLDRMGADFWGCVEQMKTKLGATPVVVTIPAGQDSALEGIIDLITMKLVTRDLNDKTNRKFFTTDVPEKYLDEAKARREQMLDGVSAASDEITELILEGKDVPEDLIRKALRKGTLENTFTPVHCGSSKHFHGVQQLLDLVVDCMPSPLDRPPVDGVNPKTKEVVHRKPDVTEPMSALAFKTVAEVNGDLVYIRVYSGEMKPGETYTNTTNGKKERIARFYRMMGDKRIALEKAGPGEIVAAMGLSETYTGNTLSDPDQPVALEAIQFPKPVVAQALSFSKLLDSGKVGEALNRLVRDDPTLKTHTDEETKDTILSGMGELHLEISVEKLKRAVGVPQEDTKLITLGKPRVAYRQCLARQVDFEYKFQKQTGGRGKFAVISVKYTPLTPEQIQEKVKEIEELGDPKVKPDPNNVYFVNSITQGSISKEYIPSVEEGLREEAKKGYKYPFPFVDLEFDLHFGKMHDVDSSQDAFYLCAREAFRTAQEKGGIELREPIMKIVVVSPKEYQGQISGNIASKRGLIEETSEEKGVAQVVAKVPLANLFGYTNDLRSATKGQASFSMEFSHYAQVPVELADLPKPDAKK, encoded by the coding sequence ATGCTCGACAAAGTACGCAACATCGGGATCATGGCTCACGTGGACGCGGGTAAAACCACCACCACGGAGCGGATCCTGTACTACAGCGGCACCAAACACAAGGTCGGCGACGTTGATGACGGGGACACCACCACCGACTTCGACCCGTTGGAGCGGCAGAAGGGGATCACGATCAACTCGGCCGCCGTGTCCATCGACTGGGCCGACCGGGCCGGCCAGCCCGTGAACATCAACATCATTGACACGCCCGGCCACGTGGACTTCACGGCCGAGGTGGAGCGGTCCTTGCGCGTCCTCGACGGTGCCGTCGGCGTGTTCTGCGCCAAGGGCGGCGTGGAGGTGCAGTCCGGGACCGTGTGGCGGCAGGCCACCAAGTACAAGGTGCCCCGGCTCGCCTACGTGAACAAGCTCGACCGCATGGGCGCGGACTTCTGGGGCTGCGTCGAGCAGATGAAGACCAAGCTGGGCGCCACCCCGGTCGTGGTCACGATCCCGGCCGGTCAGGACTCGGCGCTGGAGGGCATCATCGACCTGATCACGATGAAGCTCGTCACCCGCGACCTGAACGACAAGACGAACCGCAAGTTCTTCACCACGGACGTGCCGGAGAAGTACCTGGACGAGGCGAAGGCGCGCCGCGAGCAGATGCTCGACGGCGTCTCGGCCGCGTCGGACGAGATCACCGAGCTGATCCTCGAGGGGAAGGACGTGCCCGAGGACCTGATCCGCAAGGCGCTCCGCAAGGGCACGCTGGAGAACACCTTCACGCCGGTGCACTGCGGCAGCAGCAAGCACTTCCACGGCGTCCAGCAGCTCCTGGACCTCGTGGTGGACTGCATGCCCAGCCCGCTGGACCGGCCGCCGGTGGACGGCGTCAACCCGAAGACCAAGGAGGTCGTCCACCGCAAGCCGGACGTGACCGAGCCGATGAGCGCGCTGGCGTTCAAGACGGTGGCCGAGGTCAACGGCGACCTCGTGTACATCCGCGTGTACTCCGGCGAGATGAAGCCGGGCGAGACGTACACGAACACGACCAACGGGAAGAAGGAGCGCATCGCGCGGTTCTACCGCATGATGGGCGACAAGCGGATCGCGCTGGAGAAGGCGGGGCCGGGCGAGATCGTCGCGGCGATGGGCCTGTCGGAGACGTACACGGGCAACACCCTGTCCGACCCCGACCAGCCGGTCGCGCTCGAAGCCATCCAGTTCCCGAAGCCCGTGGTCGCGCAGGCGCTGTCGTTCAGCAAGCTCCTGGACAGCGGCAAGGTGGGCGAGGCGCTGAACCGCCTCGTGCGCGACGACCCCACTTTGAAGACGCACACGGACGAGGAGACCAAGGACACCATCCTCTCCGGGATGGGCGAGTTGCACCTGGAAATCAGCGTCGAGAAGCTGAAGCGCGCCGTCGGCGTGCCGCAGGAGGACACGAAGCTGATCACCCTGGGCAAGCCGCGGGTCGCGTACCGCCAGTGCCTCGCGCGGCAGGTGGACTTCGAGTACAAGTTCCAGAAGCAGACCGGCGGCCGCGGTAAGTTCGCCGTGATCAGCGTGAAGTACACCCCGCTGACGCCCGAGCAGATCCAGGAGAAGGTCAAGGAGATCGAGGAGCTGGGCGACCCGAAGGTGAAGCCGGACCCGAACAACGTGTACTTCGTGAACTCCATCACCCAGGGGTCGATCTCGAAGGAGTACATCCCGTCAGTGGAGGAAGGTCTGCGCGAGGAAGCGAAGAAGGGGTACAAGTACCCGTTCCCGTTCGTGGACCTGGAGTTCGATCTGCACTTCGGCAAGATGCACGACGTGGACTCGTCACAGGACGCCTTCTACCTGTGCGCCCGCGAAGCGTTCCGGACGGCCCAGGAGAAGGGCGGCATCGAGTTGCGGGAGCCGATCATGAAGATCGTGGTGGTCTCGCCCAAGGAGTACCAGGGCCAGATCTCCGGGAACATCGCGAGCAAGCGGGGCCTGATCGAGGAGACGAGCGAGGAGAAGGGCGTGGCCCAGGTGGTGGCGAAGGTGCCGCTGGCGAACCTGTTCGGGTACACCAACGACCTGCGCTCGGCCACGAAGGGCCAGGCGAGCTTCTCGATGGAGTTCAGCCACTACGCGCAGGTGCCGGTCGAACTCGCCGACCTGCCGAAGCCGGACGCGAAGAAGTAA
- a CDS encoding IS1595 family transposase: MRGKKGVRHPNPDDPPRRRANKRRGHGNFANDRPPVVGVVSRDTGAIVLEVVERTDQETLIAFVTEHTDDGATVYTDEWSGYARLSAEGRGHATVNHTPGQREWARDDDGDGIREVHDNTLEGLWAALRTFLRPFRGISKHYLHQYVAVFQWAYNKVGVAGMVRTLLGLPLSTPTAS, encoded by the coding sequence ATGCGGGGGAAAAAAGGGGTCCGGCACCCGAACCCGGACGACCCGCCCCGACGCCGGGCCAACAAGCGGCGCGGGCACGGGAACTTCGCCAACGACCGCCCGCCGGTGGTCGGGGTGGTGAGCCGGGACACCGGGGCCATCGTCCTGGAGGTCGTCGAACGAACGGACCAGGAGACCCTGATCGCGTTCGTGACCGAACATACCGATGATGGCGCGACCGTATACACGGATGAGTGGTCGGGGTACGCGCGGCTGTCCGCGGAGGGCCGCGGGCATGCCACGGTGAACCACACCCCGGGCCAACGGGAGTGGGCTCGGGATGACGACGGGGACGGGATCCGCGAGGTCCACGATAACACGCTCGAGGGCCTGTGGGCGGCCCTCCGCACGTTCCTGCGACCGTTCCGCGGGATCAGCAAGCACTACCTCCACCAGTACGTTGCCGTCTTCCAATGGGCATACAACAAGGTCGGCGTTGCGGGCATGGTCCGCACACTACTGGGCCTGCCCCTGTCCACCCCGACGGCCTCATGA
- the aroF gene encoding 3-deoxy-7-phosphoheptulonate synthase has product MLVVMQSHAATSQIDKVVKVIEGQGLTAHVMPGATRTAIGITGNTGAVDKSLFEVLPGVEEAIRVTKPYKLASREMKHDDTVIPLAQGTIGPKTFTLIAGPCSVETEALTLATAEHLVSRGVKFLRAGAFKPRSSPYSFQGLGLEGLRILQKCREKTGIAIVTELMDTEHASAVEEACDIIQIGTRNMQNFALLKRVGKCRKPVLLKRGMSATLEEWLMAAEYVMAGGNYQVILCERGVRTFSDHSRNTLDLSVIPPAKALCHLPIFVDPSHGTGKRAYVPAMSLAALAAGADGLLLEAHPEPDHAMSDGAQSLDFAALDALLARLKALAPAFGRTM; this is encoded by the coding sequence GTGCTCGTCGTTATGCAGTCCCACGCCGCCACTTCGCAAATCGACAAAGTGGTGAAAGTGATCGAGGGGCAGGGGCTGACCGCGCACGTGATGCCCGGCGCGACGCGAACGGCCATCGGCATTACGGGCAACACGGGGGCCGTGGACAAGTCACTGTTCGAGGTGCTGCCGGGCGTCGAAGAAGCGATCCGCGTGACCAAGCCGTACAAGCTCGCCAGCCGCGAGATGAAGCACGACGACACCGTCATTCCGCTCGCGCAGGGTACCATCGGGCCGAAAACGTTCACGCTGATTGCGGGTCCGTGTTCGGTTGAAACCGAAGCGCTGACACTCGCGACGGCCGAACACCTCGTGAGCCGCGGGGTGAAGTTCCTGCGTGCGGGCGCGTTCAAGCCGCGGAGCAGCCCGTACAGTTTCCAGGGGTTGGGCCTCGAAGGGCTCCGCATCCTTCAGAAGTGCCGCGAGAAGACGGGTATCGCGATCGTGACCGAGTTGATGGACACGGAACACGCGAGCGCGGTAGAGGAGGCGTGCGACATCATTCAGATCGGCACGCGGAACATGCAGAACTTCGCGCTCCTCAAGCGAGTAGGCAAGTGCCGCAAGCCGGTGCTGCTGAAGCGCGGGATGAGCGCGACGCTGGAAGAGTGGCTGATGGCGGCCGAGTACGTGATGGCCGGGGGCAACTACCAGGTGATCCTGTGCGAGCGCGGCGTGCGGACCTTCTCCGACCACAGCCGCAACACGCTCGACCTGTCGGTGATCCCGCCGGCGAAGGCCCTGTGCCACCTGCCGATCTTCGTGGACCCGAGCCACGGCACCGGTAAGCGCGCCTACGTGCCGGCGATGTCGCTCGCGGCCCTGGCCGCCGGCGCCGACGGCCTCCTTCTGGAAGCCCACCCCGAACCGGACCACGCGATGTCCGACGGCGCGCAGTCGCTCGACTTCGCCGCGCTGGACGCTCTGCTGGCTCGGCTAAAAGCACTGGCGCCGGCGTTCGGAAGAACGATGTGA
- a CDS encoding DUF6585 family protein, whose amino-acid sequence MNLSGDDHLERAVTELGEPDALFRINGGRFLAKLALGVLLLVLGGAANYLWWVHGPATFEHFMMFVLVGLPLSGVSLLLHMYRNRGLLILVYPNGLLRLRRGEVDSFPWAEVERVRLRIQRSDVAFARDDAGEPAACWLPVDVPTFKLGDAGVTVVRGDGVEVHFGAALSDYEALAEDVQKRTFAVLWGGVRDRFRAGDRIAFGELEADTTGLRHNGKLLPWHELKELVVAQGKLSVKQSGKWLPWALVEMGDVPNPHVLFALADEAQRKVGRS is encoded by the coding sequence ATGAACCTGTCCGGCGACGACCACCTCGAACGCGCGGTGACCGAACTGGGCGAGCCGGACGCGCTTTTCCGCATTAACGGAGGGCGGTTCCTCGCGAAACTGGCCCTGGGCGTGTTGCTGCTCGTTCTCGGCGGGGCCGCGAATTACCTGTGGTGGGTTCACGGGCCGGCCACGTTCGAACACTTCATGATGTTCGTTCTGGTCGGCCTGCCGCTGTCCGGGGTGTCGCTGCTGCTGCACATGTACCGCAACCGCGGGCTGCTCATTCTGGTTTACCCCAACGGCCTGTTGCGCTTACGCCGCGGCGAGGTGGACTCGTTCCCCTGGGCCGAGGTCGAGCGCGTGCGACTGCGGATCCAGCGCTCCGACGTGGCGTTCGCGCGCGACGACGCGGGCGAACCGGCCGCCTGCTGGCTCCCGGTCGATGTGCCGACGTTCAAGCTGGGCGACGCCGGGGTCACCGTCGTGCGTGGCGACGGGGTGGAGGTCCATTTCGGCGCGGCCCTTTCCGACTACGAGGCGCTCGCCGAGGACGTGCAGAAGCGGACGTTCGCGGTTCTGTGGGGCGGTGTGCGCGACCGGTTCCGCGCCGGCGACCGGATCGCGTTCGGTGAGTTGGAGGCGGACACGACCGGCCTGCGGCACAACGGGAAGCTGCTCCCGTGGCACGAACTAAAGGAACTCGTTGTCGCACAGGGCAAACTGAGCGTGAAGCAGTCGGGCAAGTGGCTGCCGTGGGCCCTGGTGGAAATGGGCGACGTGCCCAACCCGCACGTGCTGTTCGCTCTCGCGGACGAGGCCCAGCGTAAAGTCGGTCGTTCGTAA
- a CDS encoding FKBP-type peptidyl-prolyl cis-trans isomerase, whose translation MRMVSAFALAAAFVAAPFAAGEDKKPERPALDAKEWKKTDSGLEIWDVKVGKGDAVKPGATVVIHYTGWLTDDKATKFDSSLDRGKKAEFPLENLIKGWQEGIPGMKPGGVRRLKIPAELAYGKAGRPGIPGGATLVFEIELFESK comes from the coding sequence ATGAGGATGGTATCCGCGTTCGCGCTGGCCGCGGCGTTCGTCGCCGCGCCGTTCGCCGCCGGCGAGGACAAGAAGCCGGAGCGCCCGGCGCTGGACGCGAAAGAGTGGAAGAAGACCGACTCCGGCCTGGAAATCTGGGACGTGAAGGTCGGCAAGGGCGACGCGGTGAAGCCCGGCGCGACGGTCGTGATCCACTACACCGGCTGGCTGACCGACGACAAGGCGACCAAGTTCGACAGCAGTCTGGACCGCGGCAAGAAAGCCGAGTTCCCGCTGGAAAATCTCATTAAGGGGTGGCAGGAGGGGATTCCGGGCATGAAACCGGGCGGCGTCCGCCGCCTCAAGATCCCCGCCGAACTCGCGTACGGTAAAGCGGGCCGCCCCGGCATTCCCGGCGGCGCCACCCTCGTGTTCGAGATCGAGCTGTTTGAGAGCAAGTAG
- a CDS encoding FKBP-type peptidyl-prolyl cis-trans isomerase codes for MAMPQVDAAEWKKLPSGLEVWDSKEGDGDAVKPGGTVTVHYTGWLTNGKQFDSSVGSRPITFPLGRVIKGWQEGIPGMKPGGVRRLKIPADLGYGAAGAGADIPPNSVLIFEVELMSAK; via the coding sequence ATGGCGATGCCGCAAGTGGACGCCGCGGAGTGGAAGAAGCTCCCGTCCGGGTTGGAAGTTTGGGACTCGAAAGAGGGCGACGGCGACGCGGTGAAGCCGGGCGGTACGGTCACCGTTCACTACACGGGCTGGCTGACCAACGGCAAGCAGTTCGATTCGAGCGTCGGCAGCCGGCCGATCACGTTCCCGCTCGGGCGCGTCATCAAGGGGTGGCAGGAGGGGATTCCGGGCATGAAGCCGGGCGGCGTCCGCCGCCTCAAGATCCCCGCCGACCTCGGTTACGGGGCCGCTGGCGCCGGTGCCGACATCCCGCCCAACTCCGTGCTCATCTTCGAAGTGGAACTGATGTCCGCGAAATAG
- a CDS encoding LptF/LptG family permease: protein MIGTTLNRMIFWELVRVFLLSLGTLTGLFLIVGLIQQASQMGLTLTQVLNAIPLFVPSTLPLTIPATTLFASCVVYGRLSHDNEVVALKAAGVHLYRIISPAVLLGVLTTVTTAALYHTTIPATQQQLYAQILSDPEEVLYNMLRRDRCLRHPNLPYVLYVRDVQGKRLLDVVIKKRLKDKSGADVPLAYGSIARAHEAQLHVDPAAGSMSITSTSNRFVIDDKNANGSPGGVGPFVMALPDSVSGKEARVRITALTWDDLPPRIAELAAERDEVVRRRDARAAEIATTTDPNVRANGLNELQQYKYQLEFKDRMVRNLQAELYARPALAVSCLVFALIGCPVGIWANRADYLSTFVICFLPTLVAYYPLLLAGSDMGKNGRVPLGLGCWAADIIMGTVGLVLTWRLLRR, encoded by the coding sequence GTGATCGGCACCACACTGAACCGGATGATCTTCTGGGAACTGGTGCGCGTGTTCCTGCTGTCGCTCGGCACGCTCACGGGCCTGTTCCTGATCGTCGGGCTGATCCAGCAGGCGTCGCAAATGGGCCTGACGCTCACGCAGGTGCTGAACGCGATCCCGCTGTTCGTACCGAGCACGCTGCCGCTCACCATCCCCGCGACGACGCTGTTCGCGTCGTGCGTGGTGTACGGCCGGCTGTCGCACGACAACGAGGTGGTGGCCCTGAAGGCGGCCGGCGTCCACCTGTACCGCATCATCTCGCCGGCGGTGCTGCTCGGCGTCCTCACCACCGTCACGACCGCGGCCCTGTACCACACCACCATCCCGGCCACCCAACAGCAGTTGTACGCGCAGATCCTCTCCGACCCGGAGGAGGTGCTCTACAACATGCTGCGCCGCGACCGGTGCCTGCGGCACCCCAACCTGCCCTACGTGCTGTACGTGCGGGACGTGCAGGGCAAGCGGCTGTTGGACGTGGTCATCAAGAAGCGGCTGAAAGACAAGTCCGGGGCGGACGTGCCGCTCGCCTACGGGTCCATCGCCCGCGCCCACGAGGCCCAGTTGCACGTGGACCCGGCCGCGGGGTCCATGTCGATCACCTCCACCTCGAACCGGTTCGTGATCGACGACAAGAACGCGAACGGCTCCCCCGGCGGCGTCGGGCCGTTCGTCATGGCCCTGCCGGACTCGGTCAGCGGCAAGGAGGCGCGGGTGCGGATCACCGCGCTGACGTGGGACGACCTGCCGCCGCGCATCGCCGAGCTGGCCGCGGAGCGAGACGAGGTCGTCCGCCGGCGCGACGCGCGGGCGGCGGAAATCGCCACCACGACCGACCCCAACGTCCGCGCCAACGGCTTGAACGAACTGCAACAGTACAAGTACCAGCTCGAGTTCAAGGACCGGATGGTCCGGAACCTTCAGGCCGAACTATACGCGCGGCCGGCGCTGGCGGTGAGCTGCCTCGTCTTCGCGCTCATCGGGTGCCCCGTCGGCATCTGGGCCAACCGCGCCGACTACCTGAGCACGTTCGTGATCTGCTTCCTGCCCACACTGGTCGCCTACTACCCGCTCCTGTTGGCCGGCTCGGACATGGGCAAGAACGGCCGCGTCCCGCTCGGCCTCGGCTGTTGGGCGGCCGACATCATCATGGGCACGGTCGGGCTCGTCCTGACGTGGCGCCTGTTGCGCCGGTAG